CCTTCCTTTTCTATTATTCTTTTTATACTTTTCTTACCCGTTCAACCTTGCTGCTTCTTTatacttttctcttttctttctctatACTTCTTTAGAGGTATAGATCACATTTGTGTTTCGTGCCTAGTATTTTTTTCATGTACTTATAGAAGATTAGACAGGGATAATAATATTAAGAATTATATATGttatttgattcctcaaatgACTAAGTCCATGATTTTTTCCCATGCATCTATTTAGACTGAGCTAATAAATAGTCACATTTATTTGTAGGTTTTGGTGCATTACCCTTTATCCTAGCAATGATTACTTGATGGAACTATTTGTATGCCCACAGAATCATGAATCTTCGTTAACCACCATCAGAGTAGTTTGTATAACTGAAGTTGTTCAGGAATATGCAACATTTACGATGATAATCCTTGTTTGGAGAAATAAAGCATTGGTTATTCAGCGGATATTTCTCTCACATTGATTGGCCTGCGTATTCATTGGCCCACACTGACAATCATAAGGTGCTGAGGGTGTTGCAGTAGATTGCAATATCTTAAACTCTGCGCATCGTCATTATTTTTTTCATCCCTATCTTGATGTTTGGTTGCTCCGGaagaaatggattgattgagtTCGACAATGATTTTGAGTAGAATATAGTGTGCTTCATGCAACTGCATGTACCGTAGGACCTTCTTGAGACTCAAAAAGTTGTGATTCGGAATCTCGAGCAAAGACTATGGTCGCGCCGTAGTGCAGGGCATTTCGAAGATATTTGAAAGAAATTATCTCTTTCTATAGTACAGATACAATACAATTATGATCGTGCTGTCACGCTTATGCtactataatatttttttttgcatctttaAGGAGGGCTCTCACTTTAATtgggagagtgagagccctacccttgagttagatgactcttttgacgataccaacagacgttttgtgaggagaattcaggaggtagagatcggggaggctttgaagaggatgaagagaggtaaagcgttgggtcctgatggtattcccattgaggtgtggagatgcctaggagatagagcaatagtttggttaactaagctttttaatctcatttttcggtcaaacaagatgccggaagaatggaggagaagtatattagtacctatcttcaaaaacaagggcgatgttcaaagttgtactaactaccgtgggattaagctgatgagccatacgatgaagctttgggagagggtcatcgagcatcgcctaagaagagggacaagtgtgacccaaaaccaatttgggttcatgcctggaaggtcaaccatggaggcgattttcttaatacgacaattgatggagagatatagggagcagaagaaggacttgcatatggtcttcattgaccttgagaaggcatatgacaaagtaccgagaaatgtcatgtggtgggctttggagaagcataAAGTCCCAACCaaatacattaccctcattaaggatatgtacaaagatgcgacgacgtttgtccggacatgtgatggcaacaccactgactttcctattaacataggcctacaccaggggtcagctttgagcccttatttatttgctttagtgatggatgagatcacaagggatatacaaggtgagatcccttggtgtatgctctttgctgatgatgtggtgctagttgacgagagtagggcaggggttaataggaagttagagctgtggagacgcacgttagagtcgaaagggttcagacttagtaggaccaagaccgagtacatgatgtgcgatttcagcgcgactaggcatgaggggggagacgttagtctagatgggcaagtggtggtccagaaggatacgtttcggtatttaggatcggtgttacaaaaggatggcgacattgatgaagatgttaggcatagaatttcagctggctggttgaaatggcggcaagtttctggcatcctttgtgacaagagggtgccacaaaagctaaaaggcaaattctataggacagcaattcgtccggcgatattatacggtgctgaatgttggcctacaaaaagacgacatgtgcagcaactgagtgtagcagagatgcggatgttgcggtggttttgcgggcacacaaggagggatagagtccggaacgaagttattcgggatagggtcggggtggcaccaattgaggagaaacttactcagcatcggctgagatggtttggacatgtccaacgaaggcctcctgaggcgccggtgcgtaatgggatcctcgagctagtcgataatgtaaagaggggtagaggtagacctaaactgatgtggGATGAGtcagttaagagagaccttaaggattggaacatctctaaagagatagctttggataggagcgcttggagactagctatcaatgtgcctgaaccttgaacttatttctttcgggtttcatctctagcctaccccaacttgcttgggaaaaaaggctatgttgttgttgttgttgttgtttaagGAGGGTTAATGCAAGACATAGATGGTAACGTGAGTTTTTATGTCATGCGGACTTTGTATTTAATTTTAATTGGATACAAACACTTTTGGATAGTTTAGAAATGTTGCATCTTCATTAAATTGGACATGGACTCTTTTGGCCAATTTAGACTGTTAGATCCTCATTAAATTGAACGGTGTAAATCATATACACAAATACTATTTAGATCTTCATTAAATATGAGTATTTATTAATTTTATTTGGCATGGAACTCaatttttagtttttattattgcatttgacctatactatttatttagctattttCCTTCTTAATCAGTACACACatcaacaataatttttttgtctTCTAATTCTtgaatttatatatttattagtcatatttgataccaattttttttatataattttgatttttgatttatttatttggCTTTTTTGTGGAATGATAATGCTAATTTTCTTAatttatatttttgaatttgcctatttagtaattgtatacaacatggactctttggtgaagtcctaatttccttattttcaATTTCAAAATAAGCTATTTACTAATAATATTCGAATGGACTCTCTATCATGTCCTAATtttttagttttaaaatttgaaattagctatttattaatcataatttatatggactcttgagttaCTTTAAGtctagatcttcataaaattcaACGGTGCacattcttctcttttttagattaacatagaaatttttagactatctcgacgaacgtggtggcttcttttaacactcttttaataatataatagaattttatacttttaatttttaaacCCTCTCGACAAATGTGGTGGCTTTTTTTAACActcttaataatataatagaatttatatttttaatttttaatttagctATTTGGCTAATATTATTTTTGTCGACTGCTAATTCTATTTTTCTTAGTTTTATAATTCTAAATTTGTCTATTTAGTAAtttattcaacatggactctttggttaagccgtaatttccttatttttaatTCTAAATTAAGCTATCTACTAATTGTATTTGAGCATGGACTCTTTGTCATGTTctaatttttcttaatttttaaattcgaaattagctatttattaatcgtatttgatatgaactcttgagttagtttgaacgttagatcttcataaaatctaatAGTGtaaattcttctttttttagattaacgtgggaatttctagaccctctcggcgaacgtggtgacttcttttaacactcccttattaatataatagatagatagattgCAGCTGCAGGTGTTGAAATAAGGTTTCGTGCCACCCTTCTGCCAAGCTAGCCGGCCAAAGCGGTAGAGAGCGTACGACGGCACGAAGGAACTTGCCCGTGTAGCGCCGATTCCCTCCACACACACTGCTCCACACCTCAAGCCCATCCCGCTCGCGCCAGGCACCCGGCCTAATCCAGCGATCACGATCAGCCAACCATCGCGCATCAATCCTTCCATCCGCACGATCGCGCCACATGCGCGCCACTACCCCCTCGCCTAACTTCGGGCCCCACCGGCGTCGCCGCGGTGGCCACCCACCCTTCCTCCGTCGCCCGGCGCTGCCTCCCTCACTGGATTACTCCTCTCAGCCTCACGACCTTGAAGGCTGGAGCCTTGGACCCTGAACAAATGCGCCGGCCGTCCCGCGTCGATGCTGCCGAGGtcccccacggcggcggccgatggCCGCCGACACGCTTGCCCGTGGCGACGAGCCAGTGAGCCACCCCCACTGCCCCACCAAGCGAATGGGCCGATCAATGGTCCCACGCGCGGCCGCCAGAACCTGTAGCTGACCCGCCGCAGAGTTTCAGCTCCAGTACACCGACGTCCGCCGGCGCGGGGCCGGGGGCAGCCGGGCAGACGCCGTGCCACGATGCTGCAGTTATCGCGAGGGCGAGCTTGGTACGGCACGGTAGGTTAAGGGGGTAGACCAGCGGGTCGCGGTCGCGGCTGGCTGGCGGCATGGCCCCGCCGTGCCCGTGCGCGCGCCACGGACGCGCACGGCACCGCCCGGCACAGTACAAATTCTCGGCGGTTCCTGCTGCCCCTGCCCCGCCGGTCGCCACTGTGCCGCGGTCAAGGAGCTGTACGGTGACGCGTGGGCGCGGGCGCCCCGCGCCAGCCTGACCAACTCCACAGTTCTCACATCACAACACCCACCTCACCTCCCTCACgtaccgcgccgccgcgccgctcgatGCGCGCCCGCCACTTGACcgaccgcgccgcgcgcgtggacGCGAGCCGGCCACTGACGcgtcggccccggcggcggtaAGAAAGACAGAGAGCCCGTCGCGAGGTTTCACCACCGGACCTGCTTCCCCGACCCGGGCGCCGGTGCCCCCATAAACCCGAGAGCGACCACCACCGCTGCCCGGCCGAAACACAACGTCATCCGCCTGCGCCGATCCACACGCCGGCTGCCCGCCTAGGccggctagctagctagctctgcTCGTCGGCAGCACCTGCGTCGGTCGCTCCGATCGCGTGCGCGCTCCGGcgtcccacgccgccgccgcgcgcgcgcatgcAGGAGCCCGGGcgccggcccgcgccgccgttcgCGGGCGTCGACCTCCGCAGGCCCAAGGGCtacccgccggcgccgacggccgcggaggcggaggaccccgcgccggcgcccgccggcgACCCGTGCCCGCGGTGCGAGTCGCGGGACACCAAGTTCTGCTACTACAAcaactacaacacgtcgcagcCGCGCCACTTCTGCAGGTCGTGCCGCCGCTACTGGACCAAAGGCGGCTCCCTGCGCAACGtccccgtcggcggcggcacccgcaagagctcgtcgtcgtcgtcgccggtccctccctcgcccgccgccgcgcccaggaGCACGAAGCGGTCGAAGGAGtccaagcgccgccgcgtcgccccgGCCCCGGACCCCGCTCCCGGCACGgacgccttcgccgccgccatcaccggCGTCGCGAACACCGCCCCGACGCCCGCGCCGGAGACGGTGGCCGCCGGGGAGAAGCCTGCCGCGCCGGTGCCCGCAGCGACGGTTGCCGCCAAGGAGAAGCCGGCAGCGACGGTTGCCGCCACGGAGATGCCGACCGCGCCCCCGGCGGCCGTCAGCGGTTTCACGGACACGTCCACGGCGCCCGGGGTCAGGCTCGCAGACGTTGGCAGCGATGCCGATGGCGGCAAGGAGCCGCTGCCGGACCCGAACCACTTCGAGTGGCCGTCGGGCTGCGACCTGGGGCCCTACTGGGGCACCGGCGTGTTCGCCGACACCGACCCGGCGCTCTTCCTCAACCTGCCGTGAGGCCGCGAGCAGAGCGCGCACCATGGCTAAGTTAACCGATCAACCATCAGGACGCACGAGACGACGACGCATCATGATCAGCTCCTGAAGCTGAAGCTGGCTGCCGCAGTTTCCTGAGTCCACTGTAGTGATCACTCTACCCCTCTAGTTCTCTTATTACTATTGTTCTGCTGGTTTTAATCGCCGCTTTTACTCCAACCTAAAGGCTGACATGGGATATCTAGCTGGGATTTGCAACAACTCTGTGCTTGTTAGTATGAGCTAATCGATTCATGGTGCTCTCAATAAAGGCCATGAAAATCACAAGAACAGAAGCAAGGAGACCGCGACTACTACTACTAGGGACTCGTGGGCGCTGCAAGCGTGTCGCGCCGGGTTCTCGAAAACGTTAAACTAATATTATCGCTAAGCCACCATAGATCGACGATCATGTTCTAGTTGGGTCGCCACTTATCCTCACATAGTAATACGCAGGAAACTACTGTATACGATGGAGCATAAATCCCGGAGCAACGGCGTCATGAGATTCGATCGATGGTGTCGTGCATCCGCGGCCGGGGTCACGCGGCGAGCCGAGAGAATTCTTAGATTCGGCTCCGTCGGGTCTGGCCGGCCGGCTCGCGTGCTCGTACACGCGCAGGCAGCGACGGCGCCAACGATGCCGCCGCGCGATCGCGCGCGTCGAGTGATTGGCAGTTTTGTTTGGCACGCGCGTACACGGTACGGCGTCGAATGGGGTGGCATGGACCGGGCGTGCGGGGGGCCGGTGGAACCCGGGCCGGCGGTCCTCCGTTCGGTTGGACGTCGGCGTCGCGGGGGCGCTTCGAAATTccgggccgcggcgggcgccgaCAGCGCCTTGATTCCCGACGGCGACGCCTCTCGATTCCCGACGGCGACGGGGGGcgtcccgcgcgccgcgccaggGACGACCACGCGTCGGTGTCGGGGTGCGATTCGCGTCGGGCGGCACGGGGCCAGGGCCGCTCCGCGCCGCGGCCCGCGGTTCACGTCAGCGACAGCCCGAGCGTCCAGCCCGACTATTCCGCAGGCCCGCGGGCTAATGGCTGTGTCGCGTTCTCAAGGTCGCGGTGATGTTGCCAACCCGCTGCGGAGAGGTCGCCGCC
This portion of the Panicum virgatum strain AP13 chromosome 2N, P.virgatum_v5, whole genome shotgun sequence genome encodes:
- the LOC120660992 gene encoding dof zinc finger protein MNB1A-like; this translates as MQEPGRRPAPPFAGVDLRRPKGYPPAPTAAEAEDPAPAPAGDPCPRCESRDTKFCYYNNYNTSQPRHFCRSCRRYWTKGGSLRNVPVGGGTRKSSSSSSPVPPSPAAAPRSTKRSKESKRRRVAPAPDPAPGTDAFAAAITGVANTAPTPAPETVAAGEKPAAPVPAATVAAKEKPAATVAATEMPTAPPAAVSGFTDTSTAPGVRLADVGSDADGGKEPLPDPNHFEWPSGCDLGPYWGTGVFADTDPALFLNLP